In Chryseobacterium shigense, the following proteins share a genomic window:
- the hisS gene encoding histidine--tRNA ligase codes for MKPSLAKGTRDFTAQEVSRRKYIINILQKNFELFGFQPLETPSFENLSTLTGKYGEEGDRLIFKILNSGEYASKVNQEDWDHKNHQKLIPQISDKALRYDLTVPFARFVAMNHGKLTFPYKRYQIQPVWRADRPQKGRFREFYQCDADVVGSESLLQEVDLVQLYLKSFSDLRIPVTIHMNNRKILSGLAEYAGITDKLIEFTVALDKLDKIGKEGVVKELLEREISQESIDKLEFLFNQSDDALENLLQLKEKFADSEIGLKGVEELEFVLTQSLNLGVDMQNLVFNITLARGLDYYTGAIFEVKADEVAMGSIGGGGRYDNLTEVFGVKNIPGIGISFGLDRVYLVMEELDLFPEEASTKVEYLFANFGGEETVEALRLIMQLREKGISAELYPENAKLNKQFTYAEKKGIKNLVFLGEEEIKNGTVTFKDLEAGEQKTVSLEEFLG; via the coding sequence ATGAAGCCAAGTTTAGCAAAAGGAACAAGAGATTTTACAGCACAGGAAGTTTCAAGGAGGAAATATATTATCAATATTTTACAGAAAAATTTTGAATTATTTGGTTTTCAGCCATTGGAAACACCGAGTTTTGAAAATCTGTCTACATTAACGGGAAAATATGGAGAGGAAGGTGACCGGCTGATCTTTAAAATTTTAAATTCAGGTGAGTACGCTTCAAAAGTAAATCAGGAAGATTGGGATCATAAAAATCATCAGAAGCTTATCCCTCAGATTTCAGATAAAGCACTCCGTTACGATCTTACCGTACCTTTTGCAAGATTTGTAGCAATGAATCATGGTAAACTGACATTTCCTTACAAACGTTATCAGATCCAGCCGGTATGGAGAGCTGACCGTCCGCAAAAAGGGAGATTCAGAGAATTTTATCAGTGCGATGCAGATGTAGTAGGAAGCGAGAGTTTGCTTCAGGAAGTAGATTTAGTGCAGCTATACCTTAAATCATTCTCCGATCTGAGAATCCCTGTTACTATTCACATGAATAACAGAAAGATTCTTTCCGGTTTAGCAGAATATGCCGGGATTACGGATAAACTGATAGAATTTACCGTAGCTCTTGATAAACTTGACAAAATTGGAAAAGAAGGAGTTGTTAAAGAATTACTGGAGAGAGAAATCTCTCAGGAGTCTATAGATAAATTAGAGTTCTTGTTTAATCAGTCGGACGATGCACTGGAAAATCTTCTTCAGCTGAAAGAAAAATTTGCAGACAGTGAAATTGGCCTTAAAGGAGTGGAGGAATTAGAATTTGTCCTCACACAATCCCTGAACCTGGGAGTGGATATGCAGAATCTTGTATTCAATATTACATTGGCCAGAGGTTTGGATTATTATACAGGAGCTATTTTTGAAGTAAAAGCGGATGAAGTGGCAATGGGCTCCATCGGTGGTGGTGGAAGGTATGATAACCTGACAGAAGTCTTCGGAGTTAAGAATATTCCGGGAATCGGGATTTCATTTGGTTTGGACAGGGTTTACCTGGTGATGGAAGAACTTGATCTTTTCCCTGAAGAAGCATCAACAAAAGTAGAATACCTGTTTGCTAATTTCGGAGGCGAAGAAACTGTAGAAGCTTTAAGATTGATCATGCAGTTAAGAGAAAAAGGAATTTCTGCAGAACTGTATCCGGAAAATGCAAAACTGAACAAACAGTTTACATACGCTGAAAAGAAAGGTATTAAAAACCTTGTTTTCTTAGGCGAAGAAGAAATTAAAAATGGAACGGTTACTTTTAAAGATCTTGAAGCCGGAGAGCAGAAAACAGTTTCTTTGGAAGAATTTTTAGGATAA
- a CDS encoding cyanophycinase: MMKPIGKLIIIGGAVNKGSFAETDFDQNIEKNLNFFERGILRKIINESKLKENSVIEIITTASQIPQIVGTEYKKAFEFLGAKNVNILDIHNREEANSDAIVARASAADVVMFTGGDQLRLTSILGGTRFHDTILLKYQEQDFIYSGTSAGAAAASENMIYQGSSSESLLKGEIKTTQGLGLIDNVIIDTHFVQRGRIGRLFQAVVNNPRTLGIGLGEDTGLFIHNDTMTAVGSGLVILVDGRFIKDTNLTNINLGEPISIDNLTVHVMSMNDHYDLATKKLTIENSQFNPIPQDK; encoded by the coding sequence ATGATGAAACCTATTGGAAAATTAATTATTATCGGAGGAGCTGTAAACAAAGGAAGCTTTGCAGAAACCGATTTCGACCAGAATATTGAAAAAAACCTTAACTTTTTTGAAAGAGGAATCCTGAGAAAGATCATTAATGAATCAAAACTTAAGGAAAATTCGGTCATCGAAATTATAACTACAGCCTCTCAGATCCCACAAATTGTAGGCACAGAATACAAAAAAGCTTTTGAATTTCTTGGTGCTAAAAATGTAAATATCCTTGATATCCATAACCGTGAAGAAGCTAATTCGGATGCTATTGTTGCGAGAGCCAGTGCTGCAGATGTCGTGATGTTCACAGGTGGAGATCAGCTTAGGCTTACTTCTATTCTTGGAGGAACAAGATTTCATGATACCATTTTATTGAAGTATCAGGAACAGGATTTCATTTATTCAGGAACTTCCGCAGGTGCAGCCGCAGCTTCTGAGAATATGATCTACCAGGGAAGCAGCTCTGAATCTCTTTTAAAAGGTGAAATTAAAACAACACAAGGACTGGGGTTGATAGATAATGTGATTATTGATACGCATTTCGTACAGCGTGGCAGAATCGGACGTCTTTTCCAGGCTGTAGTCAATAATCCGAGAACACTGGGAATAGGTCTGGGTGAAGACACAGGTCTTTTTATCCATAATGATACCATGACGGCTGTAGGTTCCGGCCTTGTAATCCTGGTAGACGGAAGATTTATTAAAGATACCAACCTTACGAACATCAACTTAGGGGAACCTATTTCAATTGATAATCTTACGGTACACGTAATGTCTATGAATGATCATTACGATCTTGCCACAAAGAAGCTTACAATAGAGAATTCTCAGTTTAATCCGATACCGCAGGATAAATAG
- a CDS encoding YtxH domain-containing protein: MGNKTKGLLALLGIGALAFWKYKNSTPEEQQAVKDKINNAKDNLNKWGNDLKSKANDVASQVQNKVDEAKTKAEDSLS, from the coding sequence ATGGGAAATAAGACAAAAGGGCTATTAGCCTTACTAGGTATCGGTGCTTTGGCATTTTGGAAATATAAAAATTCTACTCCTGAAGAGCAACAGGCTGTAAAGGATAAAATTAATAATGCTAAGGACAATCTGAACAAATGGGGAAATGATCTTAAGAGCAAAGCTAATGATGTAGCATCTCAGGTTCAGAACAAAGTAGATGAGGCTAAAACAAAAGCTGAAGATTCTTTAAGCTAA
- a CDS encoding PH domain-containing protein yields MSEKSRLDEIKDELEALDINPTIFARKEIRALPEVLSENERIVYLVEGRNKLTNHHIILVATERRLIFVDKEFMYGLKVEDFSYDKVSSIQYEKSLMLASIDIHISDNILEIDNVGKYYAELFCEKVRDFMAQPKENFQIKSEPTVLDKLEQLGRLKESGILSEEEFTEQKRRLLDEPS; encoded by the coding sequence ATGAGCGAAAAATCAAGACTTGACGAAATAAAAGACGAACTGGAAGCATTAGATATCAATCCTACCATTTTTGCAAGAAAAGAAATCCGGGCATTACCGGAAGTGCTTTCTGAAAATGAAAGAATTGTATACCTGGTTGAAGGACGAAATAAACTTACCAATCATCATATCATTTTGGTAGCCACCGAAAGAAGATTGATTTTTGTGGACAAAGAATTCATGTATGGATTAAAAGTAGAAGATTTTTCTTACGATAAAGTAAGTTCCATACAATATGAAAAGTCTCTGATGCTGGCTTCAATAGATATTCATATTTCAGATAATATTCTCGAGATCGACAATGTTGGAAAATATTATGCAGAATTATTCTGTGAAAAAGTAAGAGATTTTATGGCTCAGCCCAAAGAGAATTTTCAGATCAAATCAGAGCCTACTGTTTTAGATAAGTTAGAACAATTGGGAAGATTAAAAGAAAGTGGAATTCTATCCGAAGAAGAATTTACAGAACAGAAAAGGAGATTGCTGGATGAGCCTTCATAA
- a CDS encoding isoaspartyl peptidase/L-asparaginase, translating to MKIIIHGGFFSESDQSHEVKTAKQNSLKHIVQKAFEYLQTHSAFDTAAYAVSLLEDDPLYNAGIGSQIQSDGVIRMSAAIMDGETQKLSGVINLQDVKNPIFVAKELIKEDDRVLGGKGAKTYASEHGFENFSTEIPQRRSEYEAKLHNGGKGTVGCVALDKDGKLAVATSTGGKGFEIPGRISDSATVAGNYANSVCAVSCTGVGEDIVSNATAAKIVTRTTDGMSLEQAFNKTFEELKTIDGFAGAIAIDREGNVYHQDSYPTMVFASFDGKNFQVFQ from the coding sequence ATGAAAATAATAATCCACGGTGGTTTTTTCTCTGAAAGCGATCAAAGCCACGAAGTGAAGACAGCGAAACAAAATTCTTTAAAACATATAGTACAAAAGGCTTTTGAATACCTTCAAACCCATTCAGCTTTTGATACGGCAGCTTATGCTGTTTCTCTTTTGGAAGATGATCCATTGTACAATGCAGGTATCGGTTCCCAAATACAAAGTGACGGTGTGATCCGCATGAGTGCAGCTATTATGGACGGAGAAACACAGAAATTAAGCGGTGTTATCAATCTGCAGGACGTAAAGAACCCGATTTTTGTGGCAAAAGAGCTTATAAAAGAGGATGACAGAGTTCTTGGCGGAAAAGGTGCCAAAACGTATGCATCCGAACACGGTTTCGAGAATTTTTCCACTGAAATTCCTCAGAGAAGAAGTGAATATGAAGCAAAACTTCATAACGGAGGTAAAGGAACTGTAGGCTGTGTAGCTCTTGATAAAGATGGAAAACTGGCCGTAGCTACATCTACTGGCGGAAAAGGCTTTGAAATCCCCGGAAGAATTTCAGATTCGGCAACAGTGGCAGGAAATTATGCCAATTCAGTTTGTGCCGTGAGCTGTACAGGCGTAGGAGAAGATATTGTAAGCAATGCCACAGCTGCAAAAATTGTAACGAGAACTACCGACGGAATGAGTCTTGAGCAGGCATTCAACAAGACATTTGAAGAGCTCAAGACCATAGATGGTTTTGCTGGAGCTATTGCCATTGACAGGGAAGGGAACGTTTATCATCAGGATTCTTATCCTACAATGGTCTTCGCCAGTTTTGATGGGAAAAATTTTCAGGTGTTTCAATAA
- a CDS encoding class I SAM-dependent methyltransferase, whose protein sequence is MENYLTINKNSWNAKVDPHLNSDFYFVDEFLKGRSSLNSIELELLGDIKGKNILHLQCHFGQDSISLSRMGAQVTGVDLSDKAIEAGKDLAQKCGTDTKFICTDVYSLPDILDQKFDIVYTSYGVIGWLPDLDKWAGLINNFLKPGGQLVMAEFHPAVWMFDDDFTKVAYNYFNEKPIVETYEGTYADKSADIVQEYVMWNHSLAEVLQNLIKHDIELEIFQEFDWSPYPCFNHVEEFEKGKWRISKFGNKLPLVYALKGQKK, encoded by the coding sequence ATGGAAAATTACTTAACAATCAATAAAAACTCCTGGAATGCTAAAGTAGACCCGCATCTTAATTCGGATTTCTATTTTGTGGATGAATTCTTAAAAGGAAGAAGTTCGCTCAATTCAATAGAGCTGGAGCTTCTGGGAGATATAAAAGGTAAAAACATCCTGCATCTGCAATGTCATTTTGGACAGGATTCTATTTCCCTGTCAAGGATGGGAGCTCAGGTTACTGGTGTAGATCTCTCTGATAAAGCTATTGAAGCCGGAAAAGATCTTGCGCAAAAATGTGGGACAGACACAAAATTCATATGTACGGATGTATATAGTCTTCCGGATATTCTCGATCAAAAATTCGACATTGTTTATACCAGTTATGGCGTTATAGGCTGGCTTCCTGATCTTGATAAATGGGCTGGATTAATCAATAATTTTCTGAAACCGGGCGGGCAGCTGGTAATGGCAGAATTCCATCCCGCAGTCTGGATGTTTGATGATGATTTTACAAAAGTAGCCTATAATTATTTTAACGAAAAGCCAATTGTAGAAACTTATGAAGGGACTTATGCTGATAAATCGGCAGATATCGTTCAGGAATATGTGATGTGGAACCATTCCTTGGCCGAAGTTCTGCAAAACCTGATAAAGCATGATATAGAACTGGAGATCTTCCAGGAGTTTGACTGGTCACCATATCCATGCTTCAACCATGTAGAAGAATTTGAAAAAGGCAAATGGAGAATTTCAAAATTCGGAAATAAATTACCTTTGGTATATGCCTTGAAAGGGCAGAAAAAGTAG
- a CDS encoding GNAT family N-acetyltransferase produces the protein MESKISHSIVEKWLKAWSLSRKLPLPAQYKSGFRVEVGEENQKVRYVFPELNNDFLDLSKLINEPWIYLKVCASPDEVKNSVPERWEIQPPGYMMYCLGPMKNRGQALCEDYHLEYEKYNSTTVVKIIAENGELASTGRIVMVDDLAVYDRIITEEKHRRKGLAVFLMLELEKIALSNDICNNFLVATEDGKMLYESLGWKLYSPYISIVIPAN, from the coding sequence ATGGAAAGCAAAATATCTCATAGTATTGTAGAAAAATGGCTAAAAGCATGGTCTCTGTCAAGGAAGCTTCCTCTTCCTGCACAATATAAATCCGGCTTTAGAGTAGAAGTAGGAGAAGAAAATCAGAAGGTAAGGTATGTTTTTCCTGAGTTGAATAATGATTTTCTTGATCTCTCAAAACTCATCAATGAGCCCTGGATCTATCTTAAGGTATGTGCCTCCCCTGATGAGGTAAAAAATTCAGTGCCTGAAAGATGGGAAATACAACCGCCTGGTTATATGATGTATTGTTTGGGTCCAATGAAAAACCGCGGTCAGGCTTTGTGTGAAGATTATCATTTAGAATATGAAAAATATAATTCAACCACAGTAGTTAAAATTATTGCTGAAAATGGAGAATTGGCTTCTACTGGCCGTATTGTTATGGTAGATGATCTGGCTGTTTATGACAGGATAATCACAGAAGAAAAACACCGGAGAAAAGGCCTTGCTGTTTTTTTGATGCTGGAACTTGAGAAAATTGCCTTGTCAAATGATATTTGCAATAATTTTTTAGTGGCAACAGAAGACGGAAAAATGCTTTATGAATCTCTCGGATGGAAGCTTTACAGCCCGTATATATCTATTGTTATTCCTGCTAACTAA
- a CDS encoding single-stranded DNA-binding protein codes for MSLRNKVTLIGYTGKEVETVNFENGNVKASVSLATSDHYTNAKGEKVEETQWHNLIAFGKPAEILQKYVPKGKEIAIEGKLTYRSYDDKDGVKRYITEIRIDEILLLGGK; via the coding sequence ATGTCACTAAGAAACAAAGTAACATTAATTGGTTACACAGGTAAAGAAGTTGAAACAGTAAACTTCGAAAACGGAAATGTAAAAGCAAGCGTATCCTTAGCCACCAGCGATCATTACACAAACGCAAAAGGTGAAAAAGTGGAAGAAACACAATGGCATAATCTGATTGCTTTTGGCAAACCTGCTGAAATCCTTCAGAAGTATGTACCAAAAGGAAAAGAAATCGCAATTGAAGGAAAGCTTACATACAGATCGTATGATGACAAAGATGGCGTTAAACGTTATATAACAGAAATCAGAATCGATGAGATCCTGCTTTTAGGAGGCAAATAA
- a CDS encoding HRDC domain-containing protein, giving the protein MKMKIFKIRISKEFLHRDQKMLDDFLEMNEIIKVDTAFVNDECYWSVILCFEELKTARNIVKEPKAVKYSADSDVLNSDEVKILNALKYWRSEKAKEQNLPTYFIASNKELMSVAKYKPAKKEELLDIKGFGKHKIENYGEEILEILESV; this is encoded by the coding sequence ATGAAAATGAAAATTTTTAAAATCAGAATTTCCAAGGAATTTCTTCATCGAGATCAAAAAATGCTTGATGATTTTCTTGAAATGAACGAAATTATAAAAGTGGATACCGCTTTTGTAAATGATGAATGTTACTGGTCCGTAATCCTGTGTTTTGAAGAGCTGAAAACAGCCAGAAATATAGTGAAAGAACCAAAGGCAGTAAAGTACTCTGCAGATAGTGATGTCTTAAACTCCGATGAAGTTAAAATTTTAAATGCCCTGAAATACTGGAGGTCTGAGAAGGCTAAGGAACAGAATCTCCCCACTTATTTTATCGCGAGCAATAAAGAACTGATGTCTGTAGCCAAGTATAAACCTGCTAAAAAAGAAGAACTGCTTGATATCAAAGGTTTCGGAAAACATAAGATTGAAAACTATGGTGAAGAGATCTTAGAAATTCTTGAAAGCGTCTGA